The following coding sequences lie in one Pseudomonadota bacterium genomic window:
- a CDS encoding pyridoxal phosphate-dependent aminotransferase, with the protein MKSPFNLAFTTTFSGSVAAGTTAASDVGPANIDQVFGHDHLKPLKEMQHNRMLAGQSVLDLSMVNPDLAPPRIMIDRLLEAVTKPVSHRYAVSRGVRRLRDGFAEKYAYRFGINLDPERQVCVCLGSKDATFHALRVLVHPRDSVVVAAPAYPALLSAVALVGGVSVEWRHSTDPERAAQDPESAAQSLAQLLDSSGAKVLLLNFPSNPAGTVVSAQWWERIGAICAARGVTIINDFVYGEMCFSGTPAVSALSVTKQGARCVEVYSLSKAYNVPGWRVGALVGDEAIVRTVARLKSHADYGLFLPLQYAAAVALTAKEDLVRQTVSTYERRIRVLTSGLTKLGWDVTEPQAGACVWARFPLSLQTKSEGRFGSIAVAESLLSNGGVLVAPGSVFGEGFNDYVRFAAVVSEERMREVVSAIAKLSNANSR; encoded by the coding sequence GTGAAGTCGCCATTTAATCTAGCATTTACTACTACATTTTCCGGCAGTGTGGCTGCGGGCACTACCGCTGCATCTGACGTGGGTCCTGCCAATATTGATCAGGTCTTTGGGCACGATCATCTAAAGCCCCTTAAGGAGATGCAGCATAATCGCATGCTCGCAGGGCAGTCGGTGCTCGATCTCTCGATGGTCAATCCCGACCTTGCGCCACCCAGGATAATGATTGACAGGTTGCTTGAGGCGGTAACTAAGCCCGTCAGCCACCGGTATGCTGTTTCGCGGGGTGTGCGACGTCTGCGTGATGGGTTTGCTGAGAAGTATGCTTATCGATTCGGTATCAATCTCGATCCGGAGCGCCAGGTGTGCGTATGTCTCGGAAGCAAGGATGCAACATTTCATGCGCTCAGGGTGCTCGTTCACCCAAGGGATTCCGTAGTTGTAGCAGCCCCTGCCTATCCAGCGCTCCTTTCGGCTGTAGCCCTTGTCGGCGGCGTATCTGTAGAGTGGCGCCACTCGACAGATCCAGAGCGCGCAGCGCAAGATCCAGAGAGCGCAGCGCAGAGCCTCGCACAACTTCTAGATAGTAGTGGAGCAAAGGTGCTGCTCCTTAACTTCCCAAGCAATCCAGCCGGGACCGTCGTTTCAGCCCAGTGGTGGGAGCGGATTGGGGCCATCTGCGCTGCACGCGGCGTCACTATCATCAACGACTTCGTATACGGAGAGATGTGCTTTAGCGGTACACCTGCAGTGAGCGCTCTAAGCGTAACAAAGCAGGGCGCACGGTGTGTAGAGGTGTACTCCCTATCGAAGGCTTACAACGTGCCTGGCTGGAGGGTTGGTGCTCTGGTGGGTGATGAGGCGATAGTTCGTACTGTGGCACGCCTTAAATCACACGCAGATTACGGGCTCTTTCTACCCCTGCAATACGCTGCCGCTGTTGCTCTGACAGCCAAGGAGGACCTCGTACGACAGACCGTCAGCACTTACGAGCGACGTATTCGGGTACTGACCAGCGGGCTGACTAAGCTAGGTTGGGATGTAACAGAACCGCAAGCAGGGGCCTGTGTCTGGGCCCGATTCCCACTGAGTTTGCAGACCAAATCAGAGGGGCGCTTTGGCTCTATAGCAGTGGCTGAATCCCTGCTCTCTAATGGAGGTGTTCTGGTTGCGCCAGGGAGCGTATTTGGCGAGGGCTTCAACGATTATGTGCGCTTTGCCGCAGTTGTATCTGAGGAGAGGATGCGCGAGGTTGTTTCGGCTATTGCAAAGTTGAGCAATGCTAATTCACGCTAG
- a CDS encoding tetratricopeptide repeat protein — translation MLLLASAAQAELPCGTATELVKRGVNLGDGSDAEVALYREADLLCPKMAEIHFNLGLALQKKAQLKEAEEQLRKAIALKNEESFRVGLAAVLLQKGEVSASREQYDHVLEQNAKNVQALQGIAVILEKQQKLQEAIDTLQKAAIYDPVNLATFFNLGVLHEKMRRDDAAIAAYKRATEINSRHFEALFYLGAAQARFGSYRDAERSLKRAAEIRPEDVKVQLALAEAYEKLGQQTLAEVALRRVTVLAPQNFYAHVNLGLLLINGAHYQEAISMLTRAAAIDPKNPRVWSALGHAQLEAGHLQEAEQNLRQALALDQSNANAHNNLGVLLQRNGNLDGAREQFALALQFNPQLEIARRNIAAVGGES, via the coding sequence GTGTTGCTATTGGCAAGTGCAGCCCAGGCAGAGCTTCCGTGTGGCACCGCCACCGAGCTAGTCAAGCGCGGGGTTAATCTTGGGGACGGTTCGGATGCCGAGGTAGCGCTTTATAGAGAGGCCGATCTGTTATGTCCAAAGATGGCTGAGATCCATTTTAATCTAGGATTGGCGCTCCAGAAAAAAGCACAATTAAAAGAGGCAGAGGAGCAGCTTCGTAAGGCAATTGCGCTCAAGAATGAAGAGAGCTTTCGTGTTGGTCTTGCGGCCGTGCTACTACAGAAAGGTGAGGTATCTGCATCGCGTGAGCAGTACGATCACGTGCTTGAACAGAACGCCAAGAACGTTCAAGCCCTGCAGGGCATCGCAGTTATTCTAGAGAAACAGCAAAAACTCCAGGAGGCTATCGATACTCTTCAAAAAGCAGCCATCTACGACCCTGTAAATCTAGCCACCTTCTTTAACCTCGGGGTGCTTCACGAGAAGATGAGACGAGATGATGCTGCCATTGCTGCATATAAGCGAGCTACAGAGATAAATTCTAGGCACTTTGAGGCGCTCTTCTATCTAGGCGCGGCACAGGCACGCTTTGGATCTTACAGAGATGCTGAGCGCTCCCTTAAACGTGCGGCAGAGATACGACCAGAGGACGTTAAGGTGCAACTTGCGCTAGCGGAGGCATACGAAAAGCTAGGACAGCAAACGTTGGCGGAGGTTGCGCTACGTAGAGTAACTGTACTCGCCCCACAAAACTTCTATGCACACGTTAACCTGGGGCTTTTACTGATCAATGGCGCCCACTATCAGGAGGCGATCTCTATGCTAACGAGGGCTGCGGCGATCGATCCTAAAAACCCGCGCGTCTGGAGTGCGCTCGGGCATGCGCAGCTTGAGGCGGGGCACCTACAGGAGGCTGAGCAAAATCTTCGGCAGGCGCTAGCTCTAGATCAATCAAACGCCAATGCACATAACAATCTCGGAGTGCTCCTACAGCGCAACGGTAATTTGGATGGGGCGCGCGAGCAATTCGCATTGGCGTTGCAATTTAATCCACAACTTGAGATCGCCCGCAGGAATATCGCTGCCGTAGGTGGGGAATCATAG